Below is a genomic region from Gillisia sp. Hel_I_86.
TCCCAACCTCTATCAGCAACAGATTGATAGACGCCAATGAGAGAGAAAATCATATCATCGGTTTTCGAAAAATCTGTTCCCCCAGCAAAATTATTATTAAGCTCTGGTTGGTCCAATTCATCTGAGCAGCCTGTTAGCAGCATGCCCAGCAATGCCAACAGAACAGGCAATTGTTTTGTTTTTAAATATATCATAGCTATTTTTTTAAATTTTAATATTTACACCGAACGTATATACCCCTGGGATAGGATAGGTTTGATTGTCCCTACCATCTGAAACCTCGGGCGTAAAGCCATTGTATTCAAAGAAAGTTAATGGGCGTTCCGCAGTAACATACAAACGAATATCAGGATTGAATTTCCCTTGAAATTGGGGTAATGTATAACCCAAAGTTACATTTTGAAGTCTAACAAAATCCCCTTTTTCAACAAAAAAGCTATTAAGGAATTGATTGCTCCATGGATTTCTTATACCTCTTGCAGATGGGTAATCGTTTGAAGTTCCGGGACCATGCCAGCGATTAATAGCAAAATCCCTGTCAATATTAGGATCTGGTGTTTGGCGGATAGCAAAACGTTTCATATTTGCTATAACATTGCCTCCCTGGCCGATGACATTTAAAGAAAAATCCCAAGCCTTATAGTTAAGCCCGAAATTAAAACCGAAAGTATAGGATGGCAAAAAAGAACCCAGGTCAACTCTATCCTGTGCATCAATAATCCCGTCTCCGTTATGGTCCACAAATCTAAAATCTCCAGGTTGCACAGCTGGCGGCATATTGGAATCTCCATCTGCAATGGCCTTTTGCGCAGCAGGGTCCGCTTGAATTTCTTCTGGGGTCTGATATACTCCTGCAACTTCAAGTCCATAAAAAGAATTTATGCTCCCACCTACAACGCTTCGTTGCGCGACATCTCCACCAGTGGTCAAATTTTCCTGACCTGCTAAATCCAATATTTCATTTTTAAGAGTAGAAAAGTTTGCCCCAATACTGTAAGAAAAATCTTCTGAAACCCGCTTATTCCAATTTAAATCAAACTCAAATCCAGAGTTTTCAATGATTCCCACATTCTGCCTGGTTGATCCTTGCACTAAAAGCCTTGAAACAGGTATAATAGCATCCCTAGTTTCCCTCGTAAAATAATCAGCCTCGACAGATAATTGACTTTCAAATAATCTGGCTGAAATTCCAACATTTGTTTCCGCAGTTACCTCCCATTTTAAAGCTTCAAAATCACTACTGGTAACCAATCCCGGATATCGGACATCTCCAAAAGCGGCAGTAACCTCTGAGGAAGTTATGCCCCCGGTACTTGCATTTACATTGGCATTTCCCAATTCCCCCCAACTAGCTCTCAGTTTTAAGAAGTCCAATACACCATTGTCTTTCATAAATGATTCTTCTGAAATTACCCAACCTATACCAACGGTAGGGAAATAGCCCCATTTTTCCTGATATTTACTGGTACCATCTGCTCGAAAGGTTCCATACAATAAGTAACGATCATCAAAATTATAAGCAACACGTCCAAAATAGGAGAAGAAATATTGTCTTACTCCATTATCTCCAGTAGCTCTGTCACCGTTATCTCCCTCGGTTACATCAATTGTTTCAGATAAGTCCAGGAAATAAGATTCATCACCAATTCCAGGACCATTCGGGAAATTTACTCCTTTTATTTCCAATTGTTCCCAAGACCTATCCCTAAAAGATGTACCTGCCAAAACTGTCAAGTTATGTTTTCCAAAATCATCATTATATGTTAAGGTATTGTCCCATGTTTGTTCAGAAAACGTTTCATTTCTTTTAATCAATTCGGCATTTTTCCTAAAAGCATCTCCAGTACCGAAAAAATAAGGGAGCCTTACTTCTCTTGTTTCCAAGGTTTCGAAATTATGAGAATATGCCGTTTTAAAAGTTAGTTTATCAGGCATCAGTTGATAACTTAAATCAAAAGTCATTAAGGTATTCCGTATTTTATTCCTGTTCTCCGTATTCTCCATTAAAGGAAATGGGTTTTGTGGCCCTCTATACTCTAAATCCTGCGCATTTGCATAGGGTCTGGGATATGCGTCGGTTTTAGATGGATCCAGAACGGGCATTATTGGCACCGCAAAATATGCAGAACTAAAAGCCCCATCTTCCGGGCGGTATCTGGTAGCATTGCTTAAAAGTGTTGAAA
It encodes:
- a CDS encoding SusC/RagA family TonB-linked outer membrane protein yields the protein MKTKPTLLCLLLFLANMQSFAQERIINGTVTSEPGGVSLPGVNVVVKGTSKGTITDFDGNYSISATNSDILVFSFLGFETNELSVGTQNTINVIMTESASALGEVVLIGYGSQKKADLTGSITTIKAEDITRTPSGAAMQSLQGKVAGLQVVSSGAPGTAPTIRVRGLGSYTGGGASDPLYVVDGVFYDDINFLNSEEIETISVLKDASASAIYGVRAANGVVLIQTKSGKKNQKPQITYNGYQGMQIAQNVVKLSNAEQFSTLARESGSAAEASFIENAMQRYGRSRINPNIPAVNTDWYDLILRDALIQNHSLGVTGGSESVTYSLGLSQFEQEGILRMKNDYERFNIRSKINVDISDRLKAGVSTLLSNATRYRPEDGAFSSAYFAVPIMPVLDPSKTDAYPRPYANAQDLEYRGPQNPFPLMENTENRNKIRNTLMTFDLSYQLMPDKLTFKTAYSHNFETLETREVRLPYFFGTGDAFRKNAELIKRNETFSEQTWDNTLTYNDDFGKHNLTVLAGTSFRDRSWEQLEIKGVNFPNGPGIGDESYFLDLSETIDVTEGDNGDRATGDNGVRQYFFSYFGRVAYNFDDRYLLYGTFRADGTSKYQEKWGYFPTVGIGWVISEESFMKDNGVLDFLKLRASWGELGNANVNASTGGITSSEVTAAFGDVRYPGLVTSSDFEALKWEVTAETNVGISARLFESQLSVEADYFTRETRDAIIPVSRLLVQGSTRQNVGIIENSGFEFDLNWNKRVSEDFSYSIGANFSTLKNEILDLAGQENLTTGGDVAQRSVVGGSINSFYGLEVAGVYQTPEEIQADPAAQKAIADGDSNMPPAVQPGDFRFVDHNGDGIIDAQDRVDLGSFLPSYTFGFNFGLNYKAWDFSLNVIGQGGNVIANMKRFAIRQTPDPNIDRDFAINRWHGPGTSNDYPSARGIRNPWSNQFLNSFFVEKGDFVRLQNVTLGYTLPQFQGKFNPDIRLYVTAERPLTFFEYNGFTPEVSDGRDNQTYPIPGVYTFGVNIKI